The DNA window CGTGGCTGGACGCGTGTGCCGGGCGTGAATTTTGGGCAAAAAAAAACAGCGAATCATCGCTGTCTACAGAACAAAAAAGAACCCGCCGTTTCATGCGCTATGCTGGTGCTCCAGCGGTCCTCGGACCAGTCACATGCTGTCAGTCCGGCGGGTAACCTTGCGCGGCAGGGTTCCGAAAGGGCGTCTCAGTACGCCTGTTATGGGCTTTGTCCTCGTGTCGCACATACCCTCCGGTGAAGTTCTTGGTCCTTGTATGCTATCAGGATTGCTCCTGTCGTACATCTATAACTAAGACCTCTTTTCCCGATGTCAATTATTCCCTGCAAAAAAAGATGCTGGACGAAAAAAAGACGGGAACTCCCTGGAGAGTCCCCGTCCGAACGTGCTTAGTGTACATGTTTTTTTCTGAGGCTTCGGAACACAAGAGCTAGAAGTACAACAACGCAGACAATACTGAATGGCGTGACTTCATCGATATGTGTTTCGCGCACCCACGAGGTTATGTCCATTCCCAGTGATGCGTAAATTTTGTTGGTGAGCCAGCCAAGTCCCAGTGAGCATATGGCAATGGACCCAAGGTAAATACTGACGGCTTTTTTGCCGAGCACTCGCGAGACAACAGCGATAGTTGCGGCATTTGTTGCAGGCCCCGCCAGCAGGAAGACGAGTGCTGCTCCCGGTGACAGGCCTTTGAGTGCAAGTGACGCTGCGATGGGAGTGGACGCAGTGGCGCAGACATAGAGTGGAACGCCAAAGACGAGCATGACAAGCAGAGATGTCCATTCGCCGCCGAGCATTTCTGTAAAGAAGCCATCAGGAATAAGTGCTCCAATCAGGCCCGCGACGAGGATGCCGCCCAGCAGCCAAACGCCGATATCAGAGAGCATTTCGCCAAATGCGAATTCCATTCCCCCCTTAAAGCGTTTGGCGAGCGGTGTGCTTTTCATCTCTTCGGTGGTGCTATGGCAGCCGCAGCCAGAGCTGCATCCGCATCCTGCGTCAGAATCGGAGCACGAGCAGTTGTCGTGGCTGTCATGGGTATGGGGCGCAGGCTTTTCCGCCATTGGGAAAATAGTTTCAAAGGCTGGCGCCT is part of the Desulfobaculum bizertense DSM 18034 genome and encodes:
- a CDS encoding SO_0444 family Cu/Zn efflux transporter — encoded protein: MAFLTTFAHDTWVILNESAPYVLLGFFVAALVKTFVPDDFVVRHLGKESWSSVFKASILGVPLPLCSCGVIPAATGLRKQGASRGATTAFLISTPETGADSIAVTWALLDPVMTIMRPLAAFVTASVAGLLANVIPEKKSEAPAFETIFPMAEKPAPHTHDSHDNCSCSDSDAGCGCSSGCGCHSTTEEMKSTPLAKRFKGGMEFAFGEMLSDIGVWLLGGILVAGLIGALIPDGFFTEMLGGEWTSLLVMLVFGVPLYVCATASTPIAASLALKGLSPGAALVFLLAGPATNAATIAVVSRVLGKKAVSIYLGSIAICSLGLGWLTNKIYASLGMDITSWVRETHIDEVTPFSIVCVVVLLALVFRSLRKKHVH